One Gimesia sp. DNA segment encodes these proteins:
- a CDS encoding DUF1501 domain-containing protein — protein sequence MLIIPGQSGKEPCESRSQISRRDLLRVGGSSMMGMGLGTMLQLQEAAANSNEGGGGPGWAKAKSVILIFLQGGPSHLDLWDPKENVPDNVRSVFQPISTKLPGVQFTELLPNLAQQNDKFTMIRSMSYTPKGLFNHTAAIYQMLTGYTTDKVSPSGQLEPPSPKDFPNFGSNIIRLQPPQVPMLPFVMLPRPLQESNVVGKAGTAGFLGRAYDPYYLYPPGDDMDMNKMDRISVDDLKLRPDVYTSRLQRRASLRDTINQGMPQLNKAVEDYKLDKYYSRALDLVISGRARDAFALDQESDAVRDKYGRNTFGQSLLLARRLVEAGTRVVEVVWPKVANSNNHSWDVHTGLTNRLKNQSAPMFDQGLASLISDLYDRGTLDETLIVAVGEFGRSPQRGVSTSGNSNSDDGRDHWPYCYTSLLAGAGMKRGYVHGESDKTGSSPRKDPVHPRELLATIYHSFGINPETIVYNHLNQPRELVKAQAVTKLMG from the coding sequence ATGCTGATCATTCCAGGTCAATCAGGCAAGGAGCCGTGCGAGTCTCGAAGTCAAATCTCCCGTCGTGATCTGCTGCGAGTCGGCGGTTCCAGTATGATGGGTATGGGACTGGGAACCATGCTCCAGTTACAGGAAGCTGCGGCCAACAGCAATGAAGGCGGTGGCGGCCCCGGCTGGGCGAAAGCCAAAAGTGTTATTCTGATCTTCCTGCAAGGCGGTCCCAGTCATCTGGACCTGTGGGATCCCAAGGAAAACGTTCCCGATAATGTGCGGAGTGTCTTCCAGCCGATCTCTACCAAGCTGCCTGGTGTGCAGTTTACTGAACTCTTGCCGAATCTGGCACAGCAGAACGACAAGTTCACCATGATTCGCTCCATGAGTTATACACCCAAAGGGCTGTTCAATCATACTGCCGCCATCTATCAGATGCTGACCGGCTACACCACAGATAAAGTCAGTCCTTCCGGGCAGTTGGAGCCACCAAGTCCTAAAGACTTCCCGAACTTCGGGTCGAATATTATTCGTCTCCAGCCACCACAGGTCCCCATGCTGCCGTTTGTCATGCTCCCACGACCGTTGCAGGAGAGTAACGTGGTCGGGAAAGCCGGGACAGCCGGTTTCCTGGGACGTGCCTACGATCCGTACTATCTCTATCCACCCGGAGACGATATGGATATGAATAAGATGGATCGGATCAGCGTTGATGATCTAAAGTTGCGTCCGGATGTCTACACTTCCCGGTTGCAGCGTCGTGCCAGCCTGCGGGATACCATCAACCAGGGTATGCCTCAGTTGAACAAGGCTGTCGAAGATTACAAGCTGGATAAGTACTATTCACGGGCCTTGGATCTGGTGATTTCCGGCCGGGCCCGCGATGCCTTTGCCCTTGATCAGGAGTCAGATGCAGTCCGCGACAAGTATGGACGGAACACCTTTGGTCAGAGCCTCCTGCTGGCCCGTCGTCTGGTTGAAGCCGGGACTCGCGTGGTGGAAGTCGTCTGGCCAAAAGTCGCGAATTCGAACAACCATTCCTGGGACGTGCATACCGGATTAACGAATCGATTGAAGAATCAGTCTGCTCCCATGTTTGACCAGGGGCTCGCCAGTCTGATTTCTGACCTGTACGATCGGGGCACGCTGGACGAAACACTGATTGTGGCAGTGGGTGAATTTGGCCGCAGTCCTCAACGTGGGGTCAGTACTTCAGGAAACTCAAACAGCGACGACGGTCGAGATCACTGGCCTTACTGCTACACATCTCTGCTGGCAGGGGCCGGGATGAAACGGGGATATGTTCACGGCGAATCCGATAAGACTGGGTCCAGTCCGCGCAAAGATCCCGTTCATCCACGGGAACTGCTGGCAACGATCTATCATTCGTTCGGAATCAATCCCGAAACCATCGTCTATAATCACCTGAATCAGCCACGCGAACTGGTGAAAGCACAAGCCGTTACCAAACTGATGGGATAA
- a CDS encoding PQQ-binding-like beta-propeller repeat protein — protein MLDKGAPIICLQFRNDRFTLIIGWLILPSLLLIPRELPGQVAVEVDMAAAAVQTPETSPHKIPGFSISVDEKKLNLLDDFERYVRHQMWEKALTTIKDLSASQSSSALLPTHDGFLIDANQRIFRALTSLPPAGREAYRLFYDGKARKEFAELSEKHPLHSADAEKRATEIYYQYFLTSIGDEVADLLGNQAFERGDFLQAAEYWRSILEHHPDTSLPELDLNVKHALALIRGAQIKRAAAAIEVIAQQFPGQKVTLGGNALDPVPYLKSLLPEQNVSSVASSNSNERKLVSQSFQLPDSDSQPHWQLHYLDQSVEQALQNSQSDYYGRSKSYATYVPPIAVDQQHAYVNYYGVCFGLDLKSGKLLWRNAKFKDLGNHFNNYSFHQSSHLNQYHIAVSGDYVLATLIPQKEMNRYRACYRLVAYQKKTGKQLWQTSVNNESYICEPLVVAEQIYTISHQQNSKQLNLSCLSLKTGKKEWGIPLGSVVAGSSTNGMEDMPSPVLKLNGESLLVLTNNGALFDVSLPGRSINWVFRYPYPVNQSTSNNYYAAANEEVQLHSRGQMYCDNNLLYFKEEGASEVYALDLATKKVVWKRPIKVAAQLVGIDHQNVYLLSRELEALSRETSRLNWAVSLPIAAGGLSAVIDPQHAWIFTSRGIFEISKSNGDILDIYRGHDLSSLGGAISLKQGLMLCISNQAVTAYPSTPAGKQKSKETPTSEP, from the coding sequence ATGTTGGATAAAGGTGCGCCCATTATCTGTTTACAGTTCAGAAATGATCGATTCACGCTCATCATCGGCTGGCTGATACTGCCATCTCTGCTGCTGATTCCCAGAGAGCTTCCCGGGCAAGTCGCTGTCGAAGTTGACATGGCAGCAGCTGCAGTGCAGACCCCCGAGACGTCGCCTCACAAGATTCCGGGTTTCAGTATTTCCGTCGATGAAAAGAAACTGAATCTGCTGGATGACTTTGAACGTTATGTGCGCCATCAGATGTGGGAAAAAGCACTAACGACGATCAAGGATCTGTCTGCTTCTCAGTCCAGTTCCGCCCTGCTCCCCACGCATGATGGTTTTCTGATCGATGCGAATCAGCGGATCTTTCGAGCCCTGACTTCACTACCACCCGCAGGACGAGAAGCATATCGACTTTTCTATGATGGCAAGGCACGTAAGGAGTTTGCTGAGCTCTCGGAAAAACATCCGCTGCATTCCGCTGATGCCGAAAAGCGGGCAACCGAGATTTATTACCAGTATTTTCTGACCTCCATTGGCGATGAAGTCGCTGACCTGCTGGGAAATCAGGCTTTTGAACGGGGCGATTTTCTTCAGGCGGCCGAATACTGGCGCTCGATTCTGGAGCATCATCCCGATACCAGCCTGCCGGAACTGGATTTGAATGTGAAGCATGCGCTGGCATTGATCCGGGGGGCACAAATCAAACGGGCTGCTGCAGCGATTGAGGTGATCGCGCAACAGTTTCCTGGCCAGAAAGTGACTCTGGGAGGCAATGCCCTTGATCCGGTTCCCTATCTGAAATCTTTACTGCCCGAGCAGAACGTATCTTCTGTTGCTTCTTCGAATTCCAATGAACGAAAGCTGGTCTCTCAGTCATTCCAGTTACCCGATTCTGATTCTCAACCACACTGGCAGTTACATTATCTGGATCAGAGTGTGGAACAGGCGCTGCAGAATTCTCAATCAGATTATTACGGCCGCAGCAAATCGTATGCAACCTACGTGCCTCCCATTGCCGTTGATCAGCAGCATGCCTATGTAAATTATTATGGTGTCTGTTTTGGTCTCGATTTGAAGTCCGGGAAGCTGCTCTGGAGGAACGCGAAATTCAAGGATCTGGGAAATCATTTCAACAACTATAGTTTTCATCAGTCCAGCCATCTCAATCAGTATCATATTGCTGTGAGTGGAGATTATGTCCTGGCCACGCTGATCCCTCAGAAGGAAATGAACCGCTACCGTGCCTGTTATCGGCTGGTTGCCTATCAGAAAAAGACGGGTAAACAACTCTGGCAAACCAGTGTGAATAACGAAAGCTATATCTGTGAGCCTCTGGTAGTTGCAGAGCAGATTTATACGATCTCGCACCAGCAGAACAGTAAACAACTCAATTTGAGTTGCCTGTCGTTGAAGACGGGAAAGAAGGAGTGGGGGATTCCCCTGGGATCTGTCGTGGCAGGCAGTTCTACAAACGGGATGGAAGATATGCCCTCTCCCGTACTCAAGCTGAATGGAGAGTCACTTCTGGTACTCACTAATAATGGGGCTCTGTTTGATGTTTCCTTGCCTGGAAGATCGATCAACTGGGTATTCCGGTATCCCTATCCCGTCAATCAGTCGACCTCCAACAATTACTATGCTGCTGCCAATGAGGAAGTACAACTGCATTCCAGAGGGCAGATGTACTGCGACAATAATTTGCTCTATTTCAAAGAAGAAGGCGCCAGCGAAGTCTATGCGCTGGATCTGGCTACCAAAAAAGTGGTCTGGAAACGTCCCATCAAAGTGGCTGCTCAACTGGTGGGAATTGATCATCAAAATGTCTACCTGCTCTCCAGGGAACTGGAGGCCTTGAGTCGTGAAACAAGCCGATTAAACTGGGCTGTTTCTCTGCCCATCGCGGCGGGAGGCTTGAGTGCCGTCATCGATCCGCAGCACGCCTGGATATTTACCAGTCGGGGTATCTTCGAAATTTCGAAATCAAACGGGGATATTCTTGATATTTATCGCGGGCACGATCTGAGTTCGTTGGGGGGGGCGATCAGTCTGAAACAGGGATTAATGCTTTGTATTTCCAATCAGGCTGTGACCGCATACCCCTCCACTCCCGCTGGAAAACAGAAGTCAAAAGAAACACCAACATCAGAACCTTAA
- a CDS encoding SIMPL domain-containing protein: MCGKLLLSQSRSLFLLALALPCFAQLSPVAAEGETGITVVGTGIVEQKPTVVEMTGLVIGQGQLAGDAVTKYHGNRRRAEDAFKNLKIPGLVIQGDGMSLYSSLNASQMQAMMRGMAVNNTQSQELSVSETLKLRLTGVDKLSSEELLEMIVRIVDAGKDAGVVIGNDTTPMVPGTYNASKARNTMVAFKIQNVEDLKNKAYAKALEDARAQAEALAKLAGGKLGKVVAINTVDPNQKSSDSSSQMLAQYLAVLGMRVGQSEEQSSALLKEIPVSAVVRVTYALE; this comes from the coding sequence ATGTGTGGTAAGTTACTCCTGTCACAAAGTCGAAGCTTGTTTTTACTGGCGCTGGCTCTGCCCTGCTTTGCTCAACTGTCACCGGTCGCTGCTGAAGGTGAAACCGGGATTACCGTTGTAGGGACTGGCATTGTTGAACAGAAACCAACGGTCGTCGAAATGACCGGACTGGTCATCGGTCAGGGCCAACTGGCGGGAGATGCTGTTACCAAGTATCACGGAAATCGACGCCGGGCCGAAGATGCATTTAAAAATCTGAAGATACCAGGACTGGTCATTCAGGGGGATGGGATGTCACTCTACTCGTCCTTAAATGCCAGTCAGATGCAGGCCATGATGCGGGGCATGGCTGTGAATAATACGCAGTCTCAGGAGTTATCGGTCTCAGAAACACTCAAGTTACGTCTGACGGGAGTTGATAAGCTGAGCTCCGAAGAACTGCTGGAAATGATCGTTCGGATTGTTGATGCCGGCAAAGATGCGGGAGTGGTGATTGGTAATGATACGACTCCCATGGTGCCGGGAACATATAACGCTTCTAAAGCACGCAATACGATGGTCGCCTTTAAAATTCAAAACGTGGAAGACTTGAAAAACAAAGCGTATGCGAAGGCCCTGGAAGATGCACGTGCTCAGGCGGAGGCACTCGCAAAGCTGGCGGGGGGCAAACTCGGGAAAGTTGTGGCCATCAATACTGTGGATCCAAACCAAAAGAGCAGCGACAGTTCCAGTCAGATGCTGGCACAGTATCTGGCTGTCCTGGGAATGAGAGTCGGTCAGTCTGAAGAGCAGTCCTCCGCACTGTTGAAAGAGATCCCTGTTTCTGCCGTCGTTCGCGTTACTTATGCTCTCGAATGA
- a CDS encoding prenyltransferase/squalene oxidase repeat-containing protein, with translation MSISVIMRIVAGGLFLLCSFAQIQAQEILPRHVTSATVKSIQRGLDYLAKQQTTSGSFQTTQDGSTYPVSMTSLAGIAFLANGNTPTRGPYADQVRKATEYVLSQAQQNGLIAAGAENGRPMYGHGFSLLFLSSVYGMETDAKVRARIAKVVKDGIQLTSSGQSPLGGWIYTPGGGDEGSVTVTQMQGLRAAHNAGFTVPKGTIQNAVRYLELCQTPEGGIRYSYHSGNDTRLPISAAAITCLYSAGEYESPLAEECMEYVYGQFKNRKSGFQSGHYFYLNLYASQAFYQAGDDYWDAYFPGQRDSLIKSQASNGSWNGDGVGPIFGTSVALIVLQLPYKFLPIYQR, from the coding sequence ATGAGTATTTCTGTAATCATGAGAATTGTTGCCGGTGGGCTGTTTCTGCTGTGCAGCTTTGCACAGATTCAGGCGCAGGAAATTCTACCCCGGCATGTCACTTCTGCAACCGTCAAGTCAATTCAGCGGGGCCTCGATTATCTGGCGAAGCAGCAGACAACCAGCGGTAGTTTTCAAACAACCCAGGATGGCAGTACCTATCCCGTCTCAATGACTTCGCTGGCGGGAATCGCCTTTCTGGCCAATGGAAATACGCCGACCCGAGGGCCCTATGCCGATCAGGTGCGGAAAGCGACCGAGTACGTATTGAGTCAGGCTCAGCAGAACGGTCTGATCGCAGCCGGTGCAGAAAATGGACGCCCGATGTATGGACATGGATTCTCATTGCTGTTTCTTTCCAGCGTATACGGTATGGAGACAGACGCAAAAGTCCGCGCCCGGATTGCCAAAGTGGTCAAAGATGGTATCCAGTTAACCTCTTCCGGACAGAGCCCTTTAGGAGGCTGGATTTATACCCCGGGCGGAGGAGATGAAGGCAGCGTCACCGTCACCCAGATGCAGGGACTCCGGGCTGCGCACAATGCCGGCTTTACCGTACCCAAGGGAACGATTCAGAATGCTGTCCGCTATCTGGAACTCTGTCAGACACCTGAGGGGGGGATTCGCTACTCATATCATTCCGGCAATGATACCCGCCTGCCGATATCTGCTGCCGCAATTACCTGCCTCTATTCCGCCGGGGAATATGAATCACCGCTGGCTGAAGAATGTATGGAGTATGTTTACGGACAGTTCAAAAACCGAAAAAGTGGATTTCAGTCGGGACATTATTTTTATTTGAACCTGTATGCCTCGCAGGCGTTTTACCAGGCAGGCGATGATTATTGGGATGCCTACTTCCCGGGGCAGCGCGACAGTCTCATCAAATCACAGGCATCCAACGGGAGCTGGAACGGCGATGGAGTCGGTCCCATTTTTGGAACCAGCGTCGCCTTAATCGTTTTACAACTGCCTTATAAGTTTTTGCCAATATATCAACGTTAA
- a CDS encoding MoxR family ATPase — translation MKTAPDMAALEKLKAAQERIREQIRKVVVGQDDVVEQLLVSILAGGHCILEGVPGLAKTLLVSTLAKSLSLDFGRIQFTPDLMPADITGTDVIYEDRQTGTREFRFIEGPIFTNLLLADEINRTPPKTQAALLQGMQEKNISAGTKHYKLPRPFFVLATQNPIEQEGTYPLPEAQLDRFLMKIIVQYPTRDEERQIYKTVTGEEQSEPEATLTGEEVLELQHLVRRVPISDFLVDYTMDLIRATRRDCEDAPEFINRWVLWGAGPRGGQSLILAAKARAALYGRPEVSVEDLQAVAKAVLRHRIVLSYNAESEGQTPDSVIEKLIAETPLYQSTAGKDGQFEHILKS, via the coding sequence ATGAAAACAGCACCAGATATGGCAGCTTTGGAGAAGCTCAAAGCCGCCCAGGAACGGATTCGCGAACAGATTCGCAAGGTCGTAGTTGGTCAGGATGATGTCGTCGAGCAGTTGCTGGTCAGTATTCTTGCGGGGGGGCATTGTATTCTGGAAGGAGTCCCGGGCCTGGCGAAGACGTTGCTGGTCTCTACGCTGGCTAAAAGTCTGTCACTGGACTTTGGTCGGATCCAGTTCACTCCCGACCTGATGCCCGCCGATATTACCGGGACCGATGTGATTTACGAAGATCGACAGACTGGAACGCGAGAGTTCCGGTTTATTGAAGGACCGATTTTTACCAATCTGTTGCTGGCAGATGAAATCAACCGGACACCTCCCAAAACACAGGCGGCTCTACTTCAGGGGATGCAGGAAAAGAACATTTCCGCAGGGACGAAACATTACAAACTCCCCCGCCCGTTTTTTGTGCTTGCGACCCAGAACCCGATTGAACAGGAAGGGACCTACCCCCTTCCCGAGGCGCAGCTGGACCGGTTTCTGATGAAGATCATTGTCCAGTATCCCACGCGCGATGAAGAAAGACAGATTTACAAAACAGTAACTGGAGAAGAACAGTCGGAGCCGGAAGCCACCTTAACGGGAGAAGAAGTGCTGGAGCTTCAGCATCTGGTACGCCGGGTTCCCATCAGTGATTTTCTTGTAGATTACACCATGGACCTGATCCGGGCGACACGCCGCGACTGCGAAGATGCTCCGGAGTTCATTAATCGTTGGGTGCTCTGGGGGGCGGGGCCACGTGGTGGGCAGTCTCTGATTCTGGCAGCCAAGGCCCGGGCTGCTCTGTATGGTCGCCCTGAAGTCTCTGTGGAAGATCTCCAGGCGGTTGCTAAGGCCGTTTTGCGCCACCGGATTGTTCTGTCTTACAACGCCGAGTCGGAGGGCCAGACACCGGATTCCGTAATTGAAAAACTGATCGCGGAAACTCCATTATATCAGAGCACTGCCGGAAAGGATGGTCAGTTTGAACACATACTTAAATCCTGA
- a CDS encoding DUF58 domain-containing protein, with translation MNTYLNPEIAGSLAGIGFKARQPVEGSIAGLHRSPLHGLSPEFADYRSYTPGDDLKNLDWKAYARSDRFYIKRFEEESNLRAVFIVDSSASMKYGGPDFSKYDCAATIAVSLSSVLLKQRDAVGLAILNDRIQEDLRTGSTASHLAKFMEVLQQTELQGETDIGPAVAQVADQIHRRGIVVVLSDLLTPLDRFYESLGKLQYAGHEVIVMHVLHRDEVELPFKDSVIFKDIEGEEEIFAEPWAFHKAYQAAMEEFIQETRQRCQFCGIDYLQIFTDANLSRVLSSYLHNRQFAGAKTHRGRMASLGGSAGSDNHTSDSPAPDSRAGQTSESE, from the coding sequence TTGAACACATACTTAAATCCTGAGATCGCAGGCAGTCTGGCCGGGATTGGGTTCAAGGCCCGCCAACCGGTTGAGGGTTCGATAGCTGGCCTGCACCGCAGTCCCCTGCACGGTCTGTCTCCGGAATTTGCCGACTATCGCAGCTACACGCCCGGTGATGATTTGAAGAACCTGGACTGGAAAGCGTATGCCCGTTCGGACCGGTTTTATATTAAACGTTTTGAAGAAGAGTCGAATTTACGTGCCGTCTTTATTGTCGATTCTTCGGCCTCGATGAAGTACGGCGGTCCTGACTTTTCCAAGTATGATTGTGCAGCAACAATCGCCGTCTCGCTGTCGTCTGTTTTATTGAAACAACGTGATGCGGTTGGCCTGGCGATACTCAATGATCGTATTCAGGAAGATCTGCGGACCGGGAGTACTGCCTCCCATCTGGCCAAATTCATGGAAGTGCTGCAGCAGACCGAACTCCAGGGAGAAACCGATATTGGCCCGGCTGTCGCCCAGGTTGCGGATCAGATTCACCGTCGAGGCATCGTTGTTGTTCTGTCTGATCTGCTGACACCGCTGGATCGATTTTACGAGTCGCTGGGCAAGCTGCAATACGCAGGACATGAGGTGATTGTGATGCACGTACTGCACCGTGATGAGGTAGAGCTTCCATTCAAAGATTCTGTGATCTTCAAAGACATCGAGGGCGAAGAAGAGATCTTTGCCGAACCATGGGCCTTTCATAAGGCGTATCAGGCAGCCATGGAAGAGTTTATTCAGGAGACACGCCAACGCTGTCAGTTCTGTGGCATCGACTATCTGCAGATATTTACTGACGCCAATCTGAGCAGGGTTTTGAGCAGCTATTTACACAATCGGCAGTTTGCAGGAGCGAAAACACATCGGGGACGAATGGCGTCGCTCGGTGGATCTGCCGGTTCAGACAATCACACATCAGACTCCCCTGCTCCCGATTCCAGAGCAGGCCAAACATCAGAAAGCGAGTAA
- a CDS encoding BatA domain-containing protein, translating into MQFLAPLLLTGTVLATAPIIIHLLNRRRFIRVDWAPMEYLKLTLKTNRRRLRLEQWLLLAIRTLAVLALFLAVARPISSGTNLAGFLTVEGRASRVIVLDDSLSMSYQTGEQSAFSRAQNAVRQVLNQLGPQDSVSVVLASQPEQPLVRMAHLTEKERDQLIARINEINSSQMASHWISTLEEVDRQLKEATFPIKEVIIVTDLWSAGWTSEVRDLCDRWSGEQVTLRFIDIGNEPTGNRVLRSLDQDSRIALVDQEVKLTAVIENSSTEPLKSGQALLDVDGNVTPVTLPEIPAEKTVTVPVSVRFDEPGQHVVTLSIPADSLMEDNVRSKLINVRQMVDVVLVDGEPGLNPFESETDFLALALSAGNSNWQVTQTESSTWKSQLLTAPDLIVLANVDQLSKERVAELEELVSLGTGLMIFAGDQCDLQLYNERLFKGGNGLLPAKINQIRDLQAQGLVIEPIADSPIELLKNLTPELLSRVRPHRFADVVLEQGEGQRQVNVLARWNDPQQSPAVLEKRFGEGRVLFWTISADKSWSDWPAEASFVLAMRVAAQEIAAEIQRGENLVAGEPIHLELETITAPQSGELVWLDRDLKPLEVRFGMEGESKTILSSDPIRYSGVVEATWQGTQSGGQTQKFAINANVEDSLQERLNEQELQQYLGRMPLKLIRYQGKEMDLSTAGTELWRYLAVVLLGCLISESMLAAWIGRRR; encoded by the coding sequence ATGCAGTTTCTGGCTCCCCTACTTTTGACGGGAACGGTTCTGGCAACCGCACCGATCATTATTCACCTGCTAAACCGCAGACGGTTTATCCGCGTGGACTGGGCGCCCATGGAATATCTGAAGTTAACTCTGAAGACAAATCGTCGGCGGTTACGGCTGGAACAGTGGCTTTTGCTTGCGATTCGAACGCTGGCGGTTCTGGCTCTGTTTCTGGCGGTGGCACGCCCCATCAGTTCGGGTACAAATCTGGCGGGGTTCCTGACGGTGGAAGGTCGGGCAAGCCGCGTGATCGTACTGGATGATTCTCTGAGTATGTCTTATCAGACCGGCGAACAGTCTGCTTTCAGCCGGGCACAAAATGCAGTTCGGCAGGTTTTGAACCAGTTGGGACCGCAGGATTCGGTATCGGTGGTACTGGCTTCTCAACCGGAGCAACCACTCGTGCGGATGGCACATCTGACAGAGAAAGAGCGGGACCAGTTGATTGCGCGCATCAATGAGATTAATTCCAGCCAGATGGCCAGTCACTGGATTTCTACCTTAGAGGAAGTAGATCGCCAACTGAAAGAAGCCACATTCCCGATTAAAGAGGTGATTATTGTTACCGATCTCTGGTCGGCCGGTTGGACTTCTGAAGTGCGCGATCTTTGTGACCGTTGGTCGGGCGAACAAGTAACGTTGCGATTTATCGATATCGGAAATGAGCCGACGGGGAACCGTGTACTACGTTCGCTTGATCAGGACAGCCGGATTGCACTGGTCGATCAGGAAGTTAAATTGACTGCCGTCATCGAGAATTCCAGTACAGAACCGCTTAAGTCAGGTCAGGCATTGTTAGACGTGGACGGAAATGTTACTCCAGTGACCCTGCCTGAAATTCCAGCAGAAAAAACGGTGACCGTTCCCGTGAGTGTGCGATTTGATGAACCGGGTCAGCATGTCGTAACTCTATCCATTCCTGCAGATTCCTTGATGGAAGACAACGTTCGCAGCAAACTGATCAATGTTCGTCAGATGGTCGATGTCGTTCTCGTTGATGGCGAACCGGGGCTGAATCCCTTCGAGAGTGAAACTGATTTTCTGGCGCTGGCTCTGTCAGCCGGAAATTCAAACTGGCAGGTGACACAAACGGAAAGTTCAACCTGGAAATCACAGTTATTGACAGCCCCGGATCTGATCGTCCTGGCCAATGTGGATCAGCTGTCAAAGGAGCGCGTCGCCGAACTGGAAGAACTGGTCTCGCTGGGAACCGGTTTAATGATATTTGCCGGCGATCAGTGTGACTTGCAACTCTATAACGAACGACTGTTTAAAGGGGGAAATGGACTCCTTCCGGCAAAAATCAATCAGATTCGGGATTTGCAGGCGCAAGGGCTGGTTATCGAACCAATCGCTGATTCTCCGATTGAGTTACTGAAGAACCTGACTCCGGAACTGTTGAGTCGGGTGCGTCCCCATCGATTTGCGGATGTTGTTCTGGAGCAAGGTGAAGGACAGCGTCAGGTTAACGTGTTGGCACGCTGGAATGATCCCCAGCAGTCTCCTGCAGTATTAGAAAAGCGTTTTGGTGAAGGTCGCGTCCTGTTCTGGACCATTTCAGCAGATAAAAGCTGGAGCGACTGGCCAGCAGAGGCGAGTTTTGTTCTGGCCATGCGGGTAGCGGCACAGGAAATCGCGGCAGAAATTCAACGGGGCGAGAATCTGGTTGCCGGTGAACCGATCCACCTGGAACTGGAGACGATTACCGCGCCTCAGTCTGGTGAACTGGTCTGGCTGGATCGTGACTTGAAACCCCTGGAGGTCCGTTTCGGTATGGAAGGTGAATCGAAGACGATTCTCAGCTCAGATCCGATTCGTTATTCAGGCGTCGTAGAAGCAACGTGGCAAGGCACACAATCTGGCGGGCAGACTCAGAAATTTGCCATCAATGCGAATGTGGAAGATTCATTGCAGGAAAGGCTGAATGAGCAGGAATTGCAGCAGTATCTGGGGCGCATGCCTTTAAAGCTGATTCGTTATCAGGGAAAAGAAATGGACTTATCGACAGCCGGAACTGAATTATGGCGATATCTGGCAGTCGTATTACTGGGTTGTCTGATTTCCGAGAGTATGCTGGCGGCCTGGATTGGTCGTCGTCGCTAA